In Streptomyces sp. SN-593, a single genomic region encodes these proteins:
- a CDS encoding peptidoglycan D,D-transpeptidase FtsI family protein — MNKPLRRVAVFCGLLVLALLVRVNYVQYVEAGQLSSDPHNRRVAINQFAQPRGDIIVDGKAVTGHTTTTGSDFKYKQTFTDGPMWAPVTGYASQAYSTSMLEGVEDKFLTGDDDRLFFNRTVDLLTGKQKQGGNVVTTLNAKAQAAAYNGLGKKKGAVVALDPRTGAILAMASTPSYDPGSFAGNSLTDEKNWNALQAKNDPDDPTLNRALRQTYPPGSTFKLVTAAAALQDGKVSDVNAATNSPDPYILPGTTTPLNNEGDIPCKNATLTTALKYSCNTVFGKLGADVGLDAMNKEAALFGFNKEQFVPVRSAASNFDTKMSPDQVAQSSIGQFDTTATPLQMAMVASAIANDGKLMQPYEVDKLVAPNLSTIAQTSPKEMSQPLSEENAKKLQSMMEAVVNSPGGTGGNAKISGVTVGGKTGTAQHGLNNKGLPYAWFVSYAKTDQGSPVAVAVVVEDASANRGDISGGGFAAPIAKSVMEAVLDK, encoded by the coding sequence GTGAACAAGCCCCTGCGACGGGTCGCGGTCTTCTGCGGCCTCCTCGTCCTCGCCCTGCTCGTGCGCGTGAACTACGTGCAGTACGTCGAGGCGGGCCAGCTCTCCAGCGACCCGCACAACCGGCGGGTGGCGATCAACCAGTTCGCCCAGCCGCGCGGCGACATCATCGTGGACGGCAAGGCCGTCACCGGCCACACCACGACCACCGGCAGCGACTTCAAGTACAAGCAGACCTTCACCGACGGCCCGATGTGGGCGCCGGTGACCGGGTACGCCTCACAGGCGTACAGCACCTCCATGCTGGAGGGCGTCGAGGACAAGTTCCTCACCGGCGACGACGACCGGCTCTTCTTCAACCGCACCGTCGACCTGCTCACCGGCAAGCAGAAGCAGGGCGGCAACGTGGTGACCACGCTCAACGCCAAGGCGCAGGCCGCCGCCTACAACGGGCTCGGCAAGAAGAAGGGCGCCGTGGTGGCGCTCGACCCGCGCACCGGCGCGATCCTCGCCATGGCCAGCACGCCGTCGTACGACCCCGGCTCCTTCGCGGGCAACTCGCTGACCGACGAGAAGAACTGGAACGCGCTCCAGGCGAAGAACGACCCGGACGACCCGACGCTCAACCGGGCGCTGCGCCAGACCTACCCGCCCGGTTCGACGTTCAAGCTGGTCACGGCCGCGGCCGCGCTCCAGGACGGCAAGGTCAGCGACGTCAACGCGGCGACGAACTCGCCGGACCCGTACATCCTGCCGGGCACCACCACCCCGTTGAACAACGAGGGCGACATCCCCTGCAAGAACGCGACCCTCACCACCGCGCTGAAGTACTCCTGCAACACCGTCTTCGGCAAGCTCGGCGCGGACGTCGGGCTGGACGCGATGAACAAGGAAGCGGCGCTGTTCGGCTTCAACAAGGAGCAGTTCGTCCCGGTCCGCTCGGCCGCCAGCAACTTCGACACCAAGATGTCCCCCGACCAGGTCGCGCAGTCCTCGATCGGCCAGTTCGACACCACGGCCACCCCGCTGCAGATGGCGATGGTCGCCTCCGCGATCGCGAACGACGGCAAGCTGATGCAGCCGTACGAGGTGGACAAGCTGGTCGCGCCGAACCTGAGCACCATCGCGCAGACCAGCCCGAAGGAGATGAGCCAGCCGCTGTCGGAGGAGAACGCGAAGAAGCTCCAGTCGATGATGGAGGCCGTGGTCAACTCCCCCGGCGGCACCGGCGGGAACGCGAAGATCTCCGGGGTGACCGTCGGCGGCAAGACGGGTACCGCGCAGCACGGCCTGAACAACAAGGGCCTGCCCTACGCGTGGTTCGTCTCCTACGCCAAGACCGACCAGGGCTCGCCGGTCGCCGTGGCCGTGGTGGTCGAGGACGCCTCGGCCAACCGCGGCGACATCTCCGGCGGCGGGTTCGCCGCCCCCATCGCCAAGAGCGTCATGGAGGCGGTGCTCGACAAGTGA